A portion of the uncultured Draconibacterium sp. genome contains these proteins:
- a CDS encoding CTP synthase, protein MPETRYIFVTGGVTSSLGKGILASSLAKLLQSRGYNVTIQKLDPYINVDPGTLNPYEHGECFVTEDGAETDLDLGHYERFLNTATSQANNVTTGRIYQSVIDKERRGDYLGKTVQIIPHITDEIKRRIKILGSKGKYDIVITEIGGTVGDIESLPYIEAVRQLKWELGSRAMVIHLTLVPYLSATGELKTKPTQHSVKMLLETGVQPDILVLRTEHDIELSVRQKVALFCNVGLESVIQSVNVPTIYDVPLKMLEEKLDITVLKKLGLTINEEIDLSAWNDFLARHKNPTQTVEIGLVGKYVELHDAYKSIAEALVHAGAENRCKVNINWIHSEELNPENIDEQLKDMNGIIVAPGFGHRGMKGKILAAQYARENNITFLGICLGMQVAVIEFARNVMNLENADSSEMNPKTPHPVIDLMEQQKGITNYGGTMRLGAYECRIIDENSNVSKAYNKLTVHERHRHRYEFNEIYRQQYIDAGMVPTGINPDTDLVEIVEIPEHKWFVGVQFHPEYRSTVLNPHPLFIDFIKNSLPE, encoded by the coding sequence GTGCCTGAAACTAGATACATATTTGTTACCGGTGGAGTTACTTCGTCGTTGGGAAAAGGTATTTTAGCCTCGTCGCTAGCCAAGTTGCTACAGTCTCGTGGTTACAATGTTACCATTCAAAAATTGGATCCGTATATTAACGTTGATCCGGGAACGCTAAATCCATATGAACACGGAGAGTGTTTTGTTACCGAAGACGGAGCCGAAACCGACCTTGACCTGGGACATTACGAGCGTTTTTTAAATACTGCAACATCGCAGGCTAACAACGTAACAACCGGACGGATTTACCAATCTGTTATCGATAAAGAACGCCGGGGCGATTACCTTGGAAAAACCGTTCAGATTATTCCTCATATTACCGACGAAATTAAACGGAGAATAAAAATTCTTGGATCAAAAGGTAAATACGATATCGTTATTACTGAGATTGGTGGTACGGTAGGCGACATTGAATCGTTACCTTATATTGAGGCGGTTCGTCAGTTAAAATGGGAATTGGGAAGCCGGGCGATGGTTATTCACTTAACGCTGGTTCCTTATCTTTCAGCAACTGGCGAATTAAAAACCAAGCCTACACAGCACTCGGTAAAAATGTTGCTCGAAACCGGAGTTCAACCCGATATTTTGGTACTTCGTACCGAGCACGATATTGAATTATCGGTTCGCCAAAAAGTTGCATTGTTCTGTAATGTTGGATTAGAATCTGTAATTCAATCGGTTAATGTGCCAACAATTTACGATGTTCCGTTAAAAATGTTGGAAGAAAAGCTGGATATCACAGTATTGAAAAAGCTTGGATTGACCATTAATGAAGAAATTGATCTTTCGGCCTGGAACGATTTCCTTGCACGCCATAAAAACCCAACGCAAACGGTTGAAATTGGTTTGGTTGGAAAATATGTGGAATTACACGACGCTTATAAATCAATTGCTGAAGCGCTGGTACACGCCGGAGCTGAAAACAGGTGCAAAGTAAATATTAACTGGATTCACTCGGAAGAACTGAACCCTGAGAATATTGATGAGCAATTAAAAGACATGAACGGAATTATCGTTGCTCCGGGATTTGGTCATCGTGGAATGAAAGGAAAAATTCTGGCAGCGCAATATGCCCGCGAAAACAACATTACCTTCCTTGGTATATGTTTAGGAATGCAGGTAGCTGTTATTGAGTTTGCCCGAAATGTAATGAATCTGGAAAATGCAGACTCATCAGAAATGAATCCAAAAACTCCGCACCCGGTAATCGACCTTATGGAACAACAAAAAGGCATTACCAATTATGGAGGAACAATGCGTTTGGGAGCCTACGAATGTCGTATTATCGACGAAAATTCAAACGTAAGCAAGGCATATAATAAATTAACCGTTCACGAAAGACACCGTCATCGTTATGAGTTTAACGAAATATATCGTCAGCAATACATCGATGCCGGGATGGTACCAACAGGAATTAATCCTGATACCGATCTTGTGGAGATTGTTGAAATACCTGAACACAAATGGTTTGTGGGAGTTCAATTCCATCCGGAATACAGAAGTACCGTATTAAATCCACACCCTTTGTTTATTGATTTTATTAAGAACTCATTACCTGAATAA
- the yidC gene encoding membrane protein insertase YidC, translated as MDRKSIIGIVLIFVILVVFSLINQPSKEEVEAAKQRRDSIAQVEAQQALELQKMQEQQELQNAAMETDTAAQNQMMQQKVEELGAFGTATAGTEEFTTLENNQVKITFSNKGGRIYSVELKDYERYDSTKLVLFDGPATKFGLNFFAQNRSISTDNLFFKQVGGAKNVVVNGPEVPKGDEGRIKFNAENPGGKESVTFRLEVAPGDFIEYTYTLSYNSFLVGFDVNMQGMNSYISRNQSYLNFNWAFDVPRQEHYSRFGEDRYTYMTYKFFEDEVDNLDKNKSDEENLSTSVKWIGFKQLFFNSTIIGDQPFPNAQVRQEKYDYEDNNFYLGNFNADIAIPFNGTQNEKVGIKFYFGPNHYQTLKQYGLDMERQIDLGYAIVRPVNRYVIIPVFNWLRRSIDNFGIIILLLTLMIKVVLFPFTYKSYMSQAKMRALKPEVDEINAKFPGQEKAMEKQQATMALYRKAGVNPMGGCLPMVLQMPILFAMFFFFPTSIELRGESFLWATDLSTYDSILNLPFSIPIYGDHVSLFCLLMTVTTIISTKLNQSATTSQGMPGMQTMMYMMPVMFLFLLNNYPSGLSYYYFLANLITIGQTYLIRSFVDDEKIRAQLQANKKKPAKKQSNFQKRLEEMAKQRGVQTPKKK; from the coding sequence ATGGATAGGAAATCGATTATTGGAATCGTTTTAATTTTTGTGATCCTGGTTGTATTTTCATTAATCAACCAGCCATCAAAAGAAGAAGTTGAAGCTGCAAAGCAACGACGCGATTCCATCGCTCAAGTTGAAGCTCAACAAGCGCTTGAACTGCAAAAAATGCAGGAACAGCAAGAATTGCAAAATGCAGCTATGGAGACCGATACCGCTGCGCAGAACCAAATGATGCAACAAAAAGTTGAAGAGCTTGGTGCATTTGGAACTGCAACTGCCGGAACTGAAGAGTTTACAACGCTCGAAAACAACCAGGTTAAAATTACCTTCTCAAATAAAGGTGGTCGTATTTACTCGGTTGAGTTGAAAGATTATGAAAGATATGATTCAACAAAGTTGGTTTTATTTGATGGGCCAGCAACAAAATTTGGTTTGAATTTCTTTGCTCAAAACAGAAGCATTAGTACTGATAACCTGTTTTTTAAACAAGTAGGGGGTGCCAAAAATGTTGTGGTAAACGGTCCTGAAGTTCCTAAAGGAGACGAAGGAAGAATAAAGTTTAACGCGGAAAATCCTGGAGGAAAAGAATCGGTTACTTTCCGTTTAGAGGTGGCGCCAGGTGATTTTATTGAGTACACTTATACTCTGTCGTATAACTCGTTTCTGGTTGGATTTGATGTGAATATGCAGGGAATGAATAGCTATATTTCACGAAATCAATCGTACCTTAATTTTAACTGGGCTTTTGATGTACCGCGTCAGGAACACTATTCGCGATTTGGTGAAGACCGTTATACTTATATGACTTATAAGTTTTTTGAAGACGAGGTTGATAACCTGGATAAAAATAAATCAGACGAAGAAAACCTGTCGACCAGTGTTAAATGGATTGGTTTTAAACAGTTGTTTTTCAACTCTACCATAATTGGCGATCAACCATTTCCAAACGCACAAGTACGTCAGGAAAAGTATGATTACGAAGACAACAACTTTTACCTGGGGAATTTTAATGCCGATATTGCTATTCCATTCAACGGAACACAAAATGAAAAGGTTGGTATAAAATTCTATTTTGGTCCAAACCACTATCAAACCCTTAAACAATATGGGCTTGATATGGAGCGCCAAATCGATTTGGGATACGCAATTGTACGTCCGGTAAACCGTTACGTAATTATTCCGGTATTTAACTGGTTACGTCGTTCTATCGACAACTTTGGTATAATCATTTTGCTGCTTACTTTGATGATTAAAGTTGTTCTATTCCCGTTTACCTATAAATCATATATGTCTCAGGCAAAAATGCGTGCATTAAAACCTGAGGTAGATGAGATAAATGCCAAATTTCCCGGACAGGAAAAAGCCATGGAAAAGCAACAAGCCACAATGGCGCTTTATCGAAAAGCGGGCGTAAATCCAATGGGAGGGTGTTTGCCAATGGTACTTCAGATGCCAATTTTGTTTGCCATGTTCTTTTTCTTCCCAACATCAATTGAGTTAAGAGGAGAAAGTTTCTTATGGGCTACAGATTTATCAACTTATGATTCAATTCTGAATTTACCATTCTCCATACCGATTTATGGCGACCACGTAAGTTTATTCTGTTTGTTAATGACAGTAACTACCATTATTTCAACAAAACTGAATCAGTCGGCAACAACCAGCCAGGGAATGCCAGGAATGCAAACCATGATGTATATGATGCCGGTAATGTTCTTATTCCTGCTGAATAACTACCCATCAGGTTTGAGTTATTACTATTTCCTTGCTAACCTTATTACCATTGGCCAGACCTACCTGATTCGCTCGTTTGTTGACGATGAGAAGATTAGAGCACAGCTGCAAGCCAATAAAAAGAAACCGGCGAAA
- a CDS encoding flavodoxin: MSKTAIIYSYNTQKSKKVAEKVIAAFGEKEIEAVNAEELSKDVLENYDNFILSAPTWFDGELPNYWDEFVPDLEEMDLKKKKFAIFGLGDQKGYTENFCDAIGLLAEILEECGATIVGQTSVEGYTFEASRAQRGDKFIGLPIDQENQARKTKQRVEDWVGQLKKEFK; the protein is encoded by the coding sequence ATGAGTAAAACCGCAATTATATACAGTTACAATACTCAAAAATCGAAAAAGGTAGCAGAGAAAGTGATTGCTGCTTTTGGCGAGAAAGAGATTGAAGCAGTTAATGCTGAAGAGCTAAGCAAAGACGTGCTGGAAAACTATGACAATTTTATTCTAAGCGCACCAACCTGGTTCGATGGTGAACTACCCAACTACTGGGATGAGTTCGTGCCTGATCTGGAAGAAATGGACCTTAAAAAGAAGAAGTTTGCGATTTTCGGATTGGGAGACCAGAAAGGATATACAGAGAACTTCTGCGATGCAATTGGCTTGTTAGCTGAAATACTTGAAGAGTGTGGAGCAACTATCGTTGGACAAACCTCGGTTGAGGGATATACCTTCGAGGCATCGCGCGCACAACGAGGCGATAAGTTTATAGGATTGCCAATTGACCAGGAAAACCAGGCTCGTAAAACAAAACAGCGAGTAGAAGACTGGGTAGGACAACTTAAGAAAGAGTTTAAATAG
- a CDS encoding thiamine pyrophosphate-dependent enzyme: MKDLKVPKQYTIKKTPKETLENWYRLMKVGRALDEKAPNYLKQAIGWSYHAPYAGHDGIQLAIGQNFEQKKDHLYMYYRDMLTALAGGMTSEEIILNGISKATDPSSGGRHMSNHLAKPEWNMHSVSSATGNHTLHAVGTGRAIKYYGEKAVSISSQGESSVSEGYVYEAITGADKEELPVIFVVQDNGYGISVPKKDQTAQRKVANNFTGFKNLRIIHCNGKDVFDSMNAMAEAKRYAIEESKPVLLQANCVRMGSHSNSDDHLLYRSDAERNYVVEYDPLAKYRRLLLRYERFTEEELNKIDEEVKAEIKASHKAAMAAPDPDPASIFDHVFSDPFVSEKYPEGLHNEEGEKTKFITALNETLKAEFRHNPDTFIWGQDMANKDKGGIFNVSKGMQAEFGDKRVFNGPIAEDFILGTANGMSRYHERIRVVVEGAEFADYFWPAMEQYVDTSHDLWRSNGKFSPNVTIRLASGGYIGGGMYHSQNIEGSLAAIPGVRIVYPSFADDAAGLLRTSLRSEGLTMFMEPKALYQDPKAATVVPDDFEVPFGKARVRREGSDLTILTYGNTTHLSLDAAKKLAEEGIADVEVIDLRSLIPLDEETILNSIKKTNKVLVVHEDKVFGGFGGELSALINEKGFEYLDAPIKRVGSPFTPVGFNRILEKAILPNTERIYTAAKELIEY; encoded by the coding sequence ATGAAGGATTTAAAAGTACCAAAGCAATATACAATTAAGAAAACTCCGAAGGAGACCTTGGAGAATTGGTACCGGTTAATGAAAGTTGGCCGTGCCCTCGACGAGAAAGCACCCAATTATTTGAAACAGGCCATTGGGTGGTCGTACCATGCTCCTTATGCCGGTCATGATGGAATTCAGCTGGCTATCGGACAGAATTTTGAGCAGAAGAAAGACCACTTATATATGTATTATCGCGATATGTTGACTGCTCTTGCGGGCGGAATGACATCAGAAGAGATAATATTAAACGGTATTTCAAAGGCAACTGACCCATCAAGTGGTGGTCGTCACATGTCGAATCACCTGGCAAAACCCGAGTGGAACATGCACAGTGTGTCGTCGGCAACCGGAAACCACACTTTACACGCTGTTGGAACCGGCCGCGCTATTAAATATTATGGCGAGAAAGCGGTTTCTATCAGTAGCCAGGGTGAATCATCGGTAAGTGAAGGTTACGTTTACGAAGCCATTACCGGTGCCGATAAAGAAGAATTGCCAGTAATTTTTGTGGTTCAGGATAATGGTTATGGTATTTCGGTACCTAAAAAAGACCAGACTGCACAACGAAAAGTGGCCAATAACTTCACAGGATTTAAAAACCTGCGCATTATTCACTGTAACGGTAAAGATGTTTTCGATTCGATGAACGCCATGGCTGAAGCCAAACGTTATGCCATTGAAGAAAGCAAGCCGGTATTGCTGCAGGCCAACTGTGTGCGTATGGGATCGCACTCAAACTCTGACGACCATTTGCTTTATCGTTCTGATGCTGAAAGAAACTACGTTGTTGAATACGATCCGCTGGCAAAATACAGAAGGTTGTTACTGCGCTACGAGCGATTCACGGAAGAAGAACTGAATAAAATTGACGAAGAAGTAAAAGCTGAAATAAAAGCTTCTCATAAGGCGGCTATGGCTGCACCGGATCCCGATCCTGCATCGATTTTCGATCATGTTTTTTCTGATCCGTTTGTATCGGAGAAATACCCGGAAGGATTACATAACGAAGAAGGTGAGAAGACAAAATTTATTACAGCGCTTAACGAGACTTTAAAGGCAGAATTCCGTCATAACCCGGATACTTTCATCTGGGGACAGGATATGGCCAACAAAGATAAAGGCGGTATTTTCAACGTCTCGAAAGGTATGCAGGCCGAGTTCGGCGATAAGCGTGTTTTTAACGGCCCGATTGCCGAGGATTTTATTCTTGGAACGGCCAACGGAATGTCGCGCTACCACGAAAGAATCCGCGTTGTAGTTGAAGGTGCTGAGTTTGCTGACTATTTCTGGCCGGCAATGGAGCAGTATGTTGATACCAGTCACGACTTGTGGCGATCGAATGGTAAGTTCTCGCCAAATGTGACCATTCGCCTGGCTTCAGGAGGTTATATCGGCGGTGGAATGTACCACTCGCAAAACATTGAAGGTTCGCTGGCTGCTATTCCTGGCGTACGTATTGTTTATCCCTCGTTTGCTGATGATGCAGCCGGATTGCTGCGTACGTCATTGCGTTCGGAAGGATTAACCATGTTTATGGAGCCAAAAGCATTATACCAGGATCCGAAAGCTGCTACCGTGGTACCGGATGACTTTGAAGTTCCGTTTGGAAAAGCAAGAGTTCGCCGGGAGGGTAGTGATCTGACTATTCTTACCTACGGAAATACAACACACTTAAGTCTTGACGCTGCAAAGAAACTGGCAGAAGAAGGAATTGCTGATGTTGAAGTTATCGATTTGCGTTCACTGATTCCGCTGGATGAAGAAACCATTTTGAACTCGATCAAAAAGACCAACAAAGTATTGGTAGTTCACGAAGACAAAGTGTTTGGTGGTTTTGGTGGCGAGTTAAGCGCACTAATCAACGAAAAAGGTTTTGAATACCTTGATGCGCCCATAAAACGTGTAGGTTCGCCGTTTACACCGGTTGGTTTTAACCGTATTCTTGAAAAAGCGATCTTACCAAATACAGAGCGTATTTACACAGCAGCAAAAGAATTAATTGAATACTAA